A window of Ancylothrix sp. D3o genomic DNA:
CTTAACTTGTTTTAACCGCAAGGAAAAAACTTTAGCATCGCTGGAGGCACTGTTTAACCAAGAAATGCCACCAGCAACAGAAGTGGGTGTTTATTTGGTGGATGACGGCAGTACCGATGGTACAAGCGAAGCCGTCCAGCAAAGCTATCCGCAGGTAAAAATTATTTCTGGTGACGGTAGCCTCTATTGGGGTGGGGGAATGCGGCTGGCTTTTGAAACAGCTATGCAAGCTGATCCTGACTATTATCTGTGGCTTAATGATGACACGATTCTTGATCCTCACGCCCTGAAAACGCTTTTGGAAACTTCGCACCGGCTAACGGCTGAGACGGAAAAAGCAGTTTTGGTGGCTGCTTCTACCCGTGATCCCCAAACCGGCCAGTTAACCTATGGTGGCATGATTCGCCGGCGTTGGTGGCGTCCGCTGAATTTAGACCCTTTGATGCCAACAAATGACCCTCAGCCTTGTCTGACAATCTGTGGTAATTGTGTGCTAATTCCGCGTGAAATTGTCCAAAAAATCGGCAATCTTGACCCGGCTTTTGTGCATTATGCTGGAGATTGGGA
This region includes:
- a CDS encoding glycosyltransferase family 2 protein; its protein translation is MALSEGPMEHKTIAALLTCFNRKEKTLASLEALFNQEMPPATEVGVYLVDDGSTDGTSEAVQQSYPQVKIISGDGSLYWGGGMRLAFETAMQADPDYYLWLNDDTILDPHALKTLLETSHRLTAETEKAVLVAASTRDPQTGQLTYGGMIRRRWWRPLNLDPLMPTNDPQPCLTICGNCVLIPREIVQKIGNLDPAFVHYAGDWDYGLRANKEGFGVWIAPGYLGTCSANPKPAQKTEAQLQRELQKIEQPKGLTLEDGTLQPMQEWKVLAQRHSGPFWPFFWLIPYRRVLWISLMGRLKGKNA